A single Myxococcales bacterium DNA region contains:
- a CDS encoding chloride channel protein, whose product MTGPRQGARALAEWLVLGALVGGLCGAASALFLFLLDEATALREAHPAIVYTLPVAGLAIGWLYARYGKSIRAGNNLVIDTIHDEGPRLPVRMAPMVLVGTVLTHLFGGSAGREGTAVQMGASLADTLAHKLSLRPNLRRHVLAAGVAGGFGSVFGTPIAGVVFGLEVVVLGQLAYGALLPALVASVVGDMTTRALGIVHTPYPLLSYVPLSPLLLAKWAVFAAAVALTTLTFIELTQALKRWTERQCPSLPVRMALGGLALVLLWQLVGTNDYLGLGIPMIVKAFSETGVPDMAFFLKLIFTALTLSVGFLGGEVTPLFFVGACLGSTLAEPLGLPRPLAAGVGLAAVFAAASNTPLALAVMAVELMGGAAFPHVAIVCVMAYLLTGHRSIYPSQRLVHAKWGARLPTVRRLRDVAAETNPTKSAHEDVEPS is encoded by the coding sequence GTGACCGGGCCGCGCCAGGGGGCCCGGGCGCTCGCCGAGTGGCTGGTCCTGGGCGCGCTCGTGGGGGGCCTCTGTGGGGCAGCTTCGGCCCTCTTTCTATTTCTGCTCGACGAGGCCACGGCGTTGCGCGAGGCCCACCCGGCGATCGTGTACACGCTGCCCGTGGCGGGGCTGGCCATCGGGTGGCTCTACGCGCGCTACGGCAAGTCGATCAGAGCTGGCAACAACCTGGTGATCGACACGATCCACGACGAAGGCCCGCGGCTTCCCGTCCGGATGGCGCCCATGGTGTTGGTGGGTACGGTGCTGACGCATCTATTCGGCGGCAGCGCGGGACGTGAAGGCACGGCCGTGCAAATGGGAGCCAGCCTGGCCGATACCCTTGCGCACAAGCTCTCGCTGCGGCCCAACCTGCGGCGCCATGTGCTGGCGGCCGGCGTGGCCGGCGGCTTCGGCTCGGTGTTCGGCACGCCAATCGCGGGGGTGGTGTTCGGGCTCGAGGTCGTGGTTCTGGGTCAGCTTGCCTACGGAGCCCTTCTGCCGGCGCTCGTGGCGTCGGTCGTGGGGGACATGACCACGCGCGCCCTGGGGATCGTGCACACGCCCTACCCCCTCTTGTCCTACGTGCCGCTGTCGCCGCTGCTGCTCGCAAAATGGGCGGTGTTCGCGGCCGCCGTGGCGCTCACCACGCTGACCTTCATCGAGCTCACGCAGGCGCTCAAGCGCTGGACGGAGCGCCAGTGCCCCTCTTTGCCTGTGCGCATGGCCCTGGGCGGTCTGGCGCTGGTGCTTCTGTGGCAGCTCGTGGGTACGAACGACTATCTGGGGCTCGGCATACCGATGATCGTGAAGGCCTTCAGCGAAACGGGCGTGCCCGACATGGCCTTCTTCTTGAAGCTGATATTCACGGCCCTCACGCTCAGTGTGGGTTTTTTGGGGGGCGAGGTGACGCCGCTTTTCTTCGTGGGCGCTTGTTTGGGCAGCACCTTGGCAGAGCCTTTGGGGTTGCCCCGGCCCCTGGCAGCAGGCGTGGGCCTGGCGGCGGTGTTCGCCGCGGCCTCGAACACCCCCTTGGCGCTGGCGGTGATGGCGGTCGAACTGATGGGCGGCGCAGCCTTTCCCCACGTGGCGATCGTCTGCGTGATGGCCTACCTGCTGACGGGGCACCGCTCGATTTACCCTTCGCAAAGGCTCGTTCATGCGAAGTGGGGCGCACGCCTGCCCACCGTGCGCCGCCTGCGCGACGTGGCGGCAGAGACGAACCCGACCAAGAGCGCGCACGAGGACGTAGAGCCCTCCTGA
- a CDS encoding ammonium transporter — MVGTARADEAAPASAALDDVNTLWTCLAAFLVFFMQAGFALVETGMTRAKNAVNIIMKNLMDFSIGSIVFWVVGFGLMFGLTNGFFGTNGFFFDPTNVGADGKTLAEAKGITESFGWAFFIFQTVFAATAATIVSGAMAERTKFKSYLAYTVAITAIVYPVFGSWTWGGLFLGKGWLEKPDGGLLSSLGLPAFIDFAGSTVVHSIGGWAALAGAIVLGPRIGKFKDGKSMPMPGHNLPLTALGVFILWLGWFGFNPGSTTAVGGGSFAVIAMTTNIAAAGGSITAMVTAWLLFKKPDASFTLNGALAGLVAITAGCANLSVPYALLTGLIAGVLVVFAALFFEKLKVDDPVGAVSVHGVNGAWGTLATGLFAKEGGLFTGGGFAQTSTQLIGMLAAFVWSFGASFLLFKAVKAVMGLRVSPEEEIEGLDVTEHGMEAYPEFPSASGHATMVVTDAREASVGSLASKPALAE, encoded by the coding sequence ATGGTGGGCACGGCCCGCGCAGACGAAGCAGCGCCCGCCTCTGCGGCACTCGATGACGTGAACACCCTGTGGACCTGTTTGGCCGCGTTCCTGGTGTTCTTCATGCAAGCGGGCTTCGCCCTCGTGGAAACCGGCATGACCCGCGCGAAAAACGCGGTGAACATCATCATGAAGAACCTGATGGACTTCTCCATCGGATCGATCGTCTTCTGGGTCGTGGGCTTCGGGCTCATGTTCGGGCTGACGAACGGCTTCTTCGGCACGAACGGCTTCTTCTTCGACCCCACGAACGTGGGCGCGGACGGGAAGACGCTGGCAGAAGCCAAGGGCATCACCGAGTCGTTCGGCTGGGCCTTTTTCATTTTCCAGACGGTGTTTGCGGCCACGGCGGCCACCATCGTGTCGGGCGCGATGGCCGAGCGCACGAAGTTCAAGTCTTACCTTGCGTACACGGTCGCCATCACCGCTATCGTGTATCCCGTCTTCGGCAGCTGGACGTGGGGCGGGCTGTTCTTGGGTAAGGGCTGGCTGGAGAAGCCAGACGGTGGGCTGTTGAGCAGCCTGGGTCTGCCTGCGTTCATCGACTTCGCCGGTTCTACGGTTGTCCACTCCATCGGTGGCTGGGCGGCTTTGGCGGGCGCGATTGTGCTCGGCCCGCGCATCGGGAAGTTCAAGGACGGCAAGTCGATGCCCATGCCCGGACACAACTTGCCCCTCACGGCCTTGGGCGTTTTCATCTTGTGGCTCGGTTGGTTCGGGTTCAACCCCGGTAGCACGACAGCAGTGGGAGGCGGGTCGTTCGCGGTGATCGCGATGACCACCAACATCGCCGCAGCCGGCGGCTCCATCACCGCGATGGTGACAGCTTGGCTCCTCTTCAAGAAGCCGGACGCGTCCTTCACGCTCAACGGCGCACTGGCTGGCCTCGTGGCCATCACGGCTGGTTGCGCAAACCTGTCCGTACCCTACGCTCTGCTCACCGGCCTCATTGCTGGTGTCCTGGTCGTCTTCGCAGCTCTCTTCTTCGAGAAGCTCAAGGTTGACGACCCCGTCGGTGCGGTCTCCGTTCACGGTGTCAACGGCGCTTGGGGCACGCTCGCTACCGGCCTGTTCGCGAAGGAAGGCGGCTTGTTCACGGGCGGCGGCTTCGCTCAGACCTCCACCCAGCTCATCGGCATGCTGGCGGCCTTCGTGTGGTCGTTCGGCGCAAGCTTCCTGCTCTTCAAGGCGGTCAAGGCTGTCATGGGTCTGCGGGTCAGCCCTGAGGAGGAGATCGAGGGTCTCGACGTCACCGAGCACGGCATGGAAGCCTACCCCGAGTTCCCCAGCGCGTCGGGCCACGCCACGATGGTCGTGACCGACGCGAGGGAGGCCTCCGTGGGCTCCTTGGCAAGCAAGCCCGCGCTGGCCGAGTAA
- the gstA gene encoding glutathione transferase GstA — protein sequence MKLFFAPGACSLSPHIVAREAGLAFEPVKVDLRKKETADGRDFRTINPKGYVPALELAPGQVLTEGPAIVQYLADQAPEAGLAPAAGSFARYQLMSMLTFVGTEIHKQFSPLFNPATPEATRTMALERLSGRYALVNQELEAGPYLTGQTFSVADAYLFAVSRWMPMFKLDRSQWPALAAWFDRVASRPAVKQALETEGITA from the coding sequence ATGAAACTCTTCTTCGCCCCGGGAGCCTGCTCCCTGTCCCCCCACATCGTGGCCCGCGAGGCCGGCCTGGCTTTCGAGCCGGTCAAGGTAGACCTTCGCAAGAAGGAGACCGCCGACGGACGCGACTTCCGCACGATCAACCCCAAGGGGTACGTGCCCGCCCTGGAGCTGGCCCCCGGCCAGGTGCTGACGGAGGGGCCTGCCATCGTGCAGTACCTGGCCGACCAGGCCCCCGAGGCGGGTTTGGCGCCCGCGGCCGGCAGCTTCGCACGCTACCAACTGATGTCCATGCTGACCTTCGTGGGCACCGAGATCCACAAGCAATTCTCCCCGCTCTTCAACCCTGCGACGCCGGAAGCCACCCGAACCATGGCGCTCGAGCGTTTGTCGGGACGCTACGCGCTCGTGAACCAGGAGCTCGAAGCGGGGCCCTACCTGACGGGGCAAACCTTTAGCGTGGCCGACGCTTATCTCTTTGCGGTGAGCCGCTGGATGCCCATGTTCAAGCTGGACCGAAGCCAATGGCCGGCGCTTGCCGCCTGGTTCGACCGCGTGGCCAGCCGTCCCGCCGTGAAGCAAGCGCTCGAGACCGAGGGGATCACGGCCTGA